In Neomonachus schauinslandi chromosome 12, ASM220157v2, whole genome shotgun sequence, the sequence AGAGAGCGGCGACGACGGCAGAGAGCGGCAGCGACCCGTCGCGGCGCACTAGAACCGAAACCAGCGGCAGCCGCACAACCACCTGAGCCGCCCCTCCCGCCGGAGCTAGCGAGTGGCGTCCGCCGCAGCCCgacctccttcctctcctctcctcgtTTCCCGCGACCTCCCGCAGGCCGCCGGTCTCGCCCGCCGCCCACAACACAAGAGCGCGCCGGGCGCCGACCGCCCTTAGGGGCGCCGAGCGGCGGCCCTGGACGTGCGGGCTTCTCCTTGCGCCGGCCGCGGCGCCTCGGCCCTGCCCGCTCGCTCCTGCGCTCGCTCCCGCCCTCCCGGCGCTCGGGGCGCCGCGCGCGGGCCCGGCCCGGGGCAGGGCGGCCATGGGCGCCAAGCAGAGCGGCCCGGCCGCTGCTAACGGCCGCACCCGCGCCTACTCGGGCTCGGATCTACCTTCCAGCAGCAGCGGAGGGACCAATGGGACCGCGGGCGGCGGCGGCACCGGGGCGCGGGCCGCGGCCGCGGGGAGGTTTCCGGCTCAGGTGCCCGGCGCGCACCAGCCCAGCGCCTCCGGCGGCGCCGCGGCGGCCTCGGCGGCCCCGCGCAGTCGCTCCCTCGGCGGGGCCGTGGGGAGCGTGGCGTCGGCGGCCCGCGCGGCGCAGTCCTCCTTCAGCATCCCCAACAGCAGCAGCGGCCCGTACGGCTCGCAGGACTCGGTGCACAGCAGCCCCGAGGACGGCGGCGGCAGCAGAGACCGGCCGGCGGGCGGGGGCTCCGGCGGGCCGCGCCTGGTGATCGGCTCCTTACCAGCTCACCTCTCGCCGCACATGTTTGGAGGTACGGCTCCCTCCCCGGCTCCCTGCCTCTCGCGAGCCGCACGTGCGCCACGGCCGCGCTGGGGTTTacccttctccttttctccttcagcCTGAGCGCCGCGGCTTTGCCGCGCGGCCCGGCCGACTCGCCCCTCTGGGGAGGAAAGCCGCCACTTAACCCCGGCCGCACCGCTCCCGCTACTCCCTGGGCTTTGGTTTTTAGACACCGGGGGTACCCCCCGCCTCACAGTGGGGGCCCAGTAGAGGAAGCCCTTGTTTTCCCCTTGGGGTGAATGGAACGAAGATTGTTTCTGAAACAAACCAATGCAACAGCCCTCGTGCTTGTGGCTTTTGGTGTCAGGAAGTCAGGAGACCGGTGGCCAAACGTAGTTCTAACTGGGGACTCAAGTGGTGAGCGTTTTTTAAAGGCCAAGAGTCCGAGGGTCTCAAAGGAACATATGAGTATTTGAAAAAGGGAGTTATTTCGGTTGGGCTGTTAATATAAAACTGTAATCCTTAAGTCTATGTAAACAGCCCCACCTACTGCATACAGTTTAATTGGTTGAATGTGTGatggaaaatgtatttttgacCCCAGTGAACTGCTACTTTAGAAAAATGATTAATGTGAGCCCCTCTTAATTTGGACagggcattttaaaaattgaaagcagtTTCTTATGGGAACTCTGCCTAaaagatgcagtaaaagcatAGGGGCTTTTGAAAAGCAGTGTTGACTACGAGTTCAGGAAAAGTCACTTGTGATAAGTGGAAATTTTTAATAGCAATTTGATGTGCTTTTATGTAGAAACAGGAAGGGTGCACTTGATCTGAGGAAACGGAATTTGGCCTCTTCAGTTATGTTCAGTAGTGATTTACTTTACCTCAAAACGGTTAATATCCTAAACGAATCAAGACACCTCTTCCTTGGCAGTTCATGAGAAGAAATTGGAAGTTTAATCTGGTTAGAGAGGCCGACTTATAGAAGATAAACATTCCCATGTCACTGCATTGTGATATTACATAAATGCGCAAGTGAGCACAGCTGAAACTGAGGAAACCATTCCCTCCATTTTTGTGgccctttttttttcatgtttatatatGCGAGAAATTTGAGTTGGTGAAGTGGAATGTTCAGTAATGTAATTGATCTGTTCTAATATTCTGTACTATCAATATTCATGTTAGCATATTAAGAATGGGAATgtcatgtttagtttttttcatgtttctaatGCTGCTTTGCACATTCAGTATAGAACAATTCTTAACTACTTTAGTTATAATTTTGCTACGGAAATAGCAATATTGGTATTTACTAAAATTGggccactaaaaaaaaaactttcatttttgagaaaaagaaatagtgctTTCCTTACTGTGATTTGATCATAATTAACACAGTGGAAGGTTAGTTTGATCTTAATTAACACAGCTGTAGCCACTACACTGAGGAATAAtgaaagacagtttttttttttttttttgagattattttatttatttgacagagaaagagacagtgagagagggaacacaaacagggagagtgggagagggagaagcaggcttcccgcagagcagggagccagacacggggctcgatcccaggacgctgggatcatgacctgagctgaaggcagacgcttaacgactgagccgcccaggcgcccccatgaaaGACACTTTCTTGAGAATGGGAGATTAGTGCAAGAATAAAGGAtaagctggtttttaaaaatatctttttaaagtgaaaatttgCATTTAGCAGTTGTCAAAAGATGTATTTAAAAGTTCGCTAAAGGAGTAAGAAGAAGCTTGTCAAATTAATATCTTATTTCAAATATACTAATTACTTAAAGggctaataatttcctttaacAAAGAGTTAGTATATCTGTATgggtttattttctgaaaataaataccTTCCATTCAGAGCAGGGGGCAAATAGTTGACACTTAGGTTTTTAATTCATAGTAAATTAGCAAATGACAAAGACCTGGTTCATAAAAGTAGAAGCAaagcaaatttatcttttttttaacttaagttcCTAGTTCTGTGTGCTTAGTTCTTTTTGTGCTTTCAGGGTTAGGATGATTGGGGCCTAATAGCACAGTGATACTGTGGAACTTGGGGCAGCCTTTCTTAACCAGGTCTCTGCAGAGAATAGAGCCCTAATGTCCTAAGGCAGCTATTGCAGGCCAACTGATTAACTTTTTTCTCCTATGCTCTTAGAATGATTCTAGTTATGtatcatttttctgaaatttgagAAAACAGTCAAATAGTCTGTGTTTGGTAGTTCAGATAAAAAACTGGAGAGAGCGGGAAAGGGGATCAGAGAAATTACTTGTTCCCATTATATGATAGGAACAAATCAATACGCCAGTACCTTAAATCCTAGTTGACACAGGGAGATGGAGTACACTTAACGTAAAAACACATCTTTCTACTGGCATTTGCTTTACTGAGATTTTTACTTCTGTTTCAGTGGGTAGGTTTATCAGGGGAACTTAATAGAAGCATATTTCTCCTCATCCTGAGATTTAGGAAGCCAGACGATGAAtcttactttatatttattttcagatgaTGAATCTTACTCTAAAAATTTACACTTGATTATACTTTGCattgatttaatttcttagtATGTATTATAGTATTAATGTCTTCAGTTACAAATTGTATAAATGTTTGGGCATATATGAAGTAATTCCCTCTGAAAATTgagaaaaggaattatttttgaattagtgggAAGTTTTGCTGTAATTTTGTAAAAGTTGatatttgttactattttgtaataagaaaatatGGTACTAATAAGATGCAAAATTGTCATTCTCTTTTGGGCTGTCATGTAATTTATAAAAAACCTAAACAATataccacttctttctttttttaaatagtagtcTAGCAAATTGAATTGTTAGTAGTTTCATCATAATGAATTACCAAATTGAATGAGGTTTTCTGTGTCAGTTTTATGTTTTGAGTATGTATTTTAGCTGAATACATTCTTACTCAGTTCTCTCTGGAGACAACCAGAAGAGAGGTGCTTAATCCAGAATATTTTAGTTTACAGAAATTTCCTAGAACTgaatggtttttcttctttttttacttcttttggacTGCTGAGTCTAATACTATTAAAGTGAACAGAAGCCTTCTCTTGTCTATCACCTTTGTTTTAAAACAGGCCTTTAGTGCTATATATAGGCTGATATTTAAAAGCCTTGGTggtattttaggatttttttttggctttattttatgtgtacattttttCCACTACCAAGTTGCTAATGTTCATAAAATCAGTTATTATGGGTGGTAGAATAGTCTTTAATGATCCAGCAAGGATAGGGAAGGTATTTGAAAAAGGACTATAAAATATACCAGTGAATGGAGATTATTTCTGGAAATATAGTGTGGGCTTCCCTTATAACCTATCCATGAGTCTAgaagtgaaaatgtaaaatgagttAATCTAGACAGTTAACTGGTGGTACTCCGTTGCTTTCGTTCTTCTCCTAATTGGCTTGAGTTTGTTTGGGTCTGTTGTGTCCTTGAGGGTTTCAGTAGTCTGACTCCAATTCAGGCGCCTTGTGTTACTTAGGAAACACAATTCCTTATGTTGAAGGAGTGTGGGTTATCTCTTAAAATggaatatgttaaatgaaatctGCATTTCTAGACAGATTTATTTCTCCTAATTTTCAAGAAAGATGCAGGTTTTTAAGGTAGTGAATTATCTCCATTAATTGTTACTGAATCATTCTCAGTCATCCCTTCTTACCAGTATCTAGTgccaaaatatttgaatttgggTTATTGTGATTAATCTACTTCctgtttctgaattttcttttattcatttgaaaaccTTTATGCAGTGTGGCAGAAGAGAAATACCTGCTTCTTCCTAAGAAAAATTACACTTCTAGCTACCACCCTTGTCACTGCCCAAAAGAACAACTCTGGCGGTTAATGTTTCTCACTTGTAATCCCACATATCTTTAAACACTATAGGAGATACCTGGTGTTGTATGCTTTGTTATGCTAAAGTGTGGGCTCTGTCCTGGAAGTTTCTGCTTtgggaatattttgaaaattctcttttccccccttcttccacctccagctttattttacaattttttttccctgaaagttCTCTTGTCTGCAGGGTAGAAGGTGGGCTGGAGGAAGGAGTGGTTTGTGTTGCACTGGGCATCATCTGATATGAAAGGTGCCTGACCTGAGTACTTCTGATGCTTTGCTAGTTGAAAAGCCAGTCCTTGTACTAAGGATAGTGCCTCCAGCaagtccccagccccctccaaTTTGATTGCTTAGCCTGGTAACCAGTAAGTGggttcttatttgttttttggttacCAGTACTGTTAATTAGGTAcgagcttttaaaatattgattattcTGGGTTTATAAGGAGAATTCCCTTAACATTATACTTACTGCATATGCTGGGTATATGTATGATTGAGTATATTAGCGAAtgggttaaaaaaagaagtataggaACAGTTTTATGTAGCAAAGTacttaaatgttttaattgtgCATGTATTTGACTGGTATTAACTAATGAGTTAAGTTTGTTCTACCCTTGTTTAAGTGTTTAGAAACTGGGGAAGACATGTCTTTTGTGTAAACAGTAAAGGGTTCAGAAATACCGTAGGTTCTGATTTTATAAGTTTTCTATTCTCCTTATTAACAAATTACTATACATTTTGCTGTCCAAAACAAATCTATTATCTCAGTTTTTATGGGTAAGGAGTCTGGGTTCATTTTAGCTTGGGTCCTCTGCGAGACTGCAATAAAAGTATGCCAGGACTGGGTTGTTATTTAGAGACTCAATTGGGGAAGGGTCTGTTTTCAAGCCGCCtcaagttgttggcagaattcatttcctcatAGTTGCTAAGCACATGACATCTTGCTGCTTcagagccagcaaaggagacagtcCAGCGAGGTGAGCTGGTGCTACATACACTCttacataaatatgtacatgTAATCACATACAGCTCATTGCTTTGCTGTTGGCACTGGttggaagcaagtcacaggtctgTTAGACTCAAGGGGAGGGAATGACAGGTGTAAATTTCAGAAGGCAGGGATCATGTGTGGCCATCCTAAAGTTTACCACATTGATTATAGACTTAGGTTGACCAGTTAAACATGCAACAACTgttctaactttatttttaaactcatttttcatttactttagaaaagttGTAATAATGTATGTGGTAAATGTTGCTTTAGTAAAcgaaattgaatttttttttttttaagggactgGCATTGTAGTTTTCAGGGGTACAAACAAGGCTTCTCCTGTGCTTGCTCAGGTCTCAGTTGAATTTAAGATTATTATACATTGTAACAAGTGCTATAATAGGACTCTTAACAGAATGCTTTGTAAGGTATCCTTGTTTCAAGTAAGGAATACTTCATAGAGGCAGGTAACATTTGAACTGTAAGGATTTAGCAGTCTTTTGCGGGGAGGACACTGCAGACTAAGGAAGAATCCACAAAAGCCTTGGATTTTGATAGGGCATATTGAAAAGTTAAATGTGTCTGGATTGTAGGGTGTAAGGACGACTGATGAGAACATGAAACTAGAAAAGTCGATTTGGaccatttgttgaggattttataGTGATGTACCTTTGTTTTACTTAACCAAGTTTTAAAGTAGGCACCCCTATGGTCATAGTTGATATGGATGGCAGCCTTCCTGAGGAGTGCAGTGCTCGGCCTGTGACAGTTAGAGCACTGCTACTCATGATTAAATTGCTTGTTagggaagagagagcaggaagatAAGCTAGGATTCTTTTAGACTATAATTGGTGGAAGGTGCCTAAATTGAAATTATAGCTTTGGTGGAGTAGAGGAAAAGTTGGACttgagtgagatttttttttttttaaacagtttttttttttttaagattttatttatttatttgcgagagagaatgagagacagagagcacgagaaggaggagggtcagagggagaagcagactccccgctgagcagggagcccgatgcgggactcgattccgggactccaggatcatgacctgagccgaaggcagtcgcttaaccgactgagccacccaggcgcccttgagtgAGATTTCTAAGGTAAAACTGATAGGATTGAGAACCTGGGTGCACAGTGATGTCATTaaccaatattaaaaaataaaaaaggaaagaaaaaattttaggaaatgagTTCCTTCAAGCCTGTTAAATTTTGAGTGGCTATGGAGTTTCCATCTAGAAGCATCCTTTAAGCAGTTGGAAATATACATCAGTAATTTAGGACATTACCAAAAACTGAGAAATAGTCAATTAGCAGGTTTTAAGTGAAGCCAAAAAATAGATAGGATTAATAAGGGATGAATATAAATTGAGGAGCAGGCATGGAATCCTGGGGAGCAAGAATTTTAAGAGACAAGCAGAGTAGGAGAATAGTGATTAGAATTGAACCCAAGGAAAAGAAGTTGAtggaaatggttttttttttttaatcataaaaataatacatgttcattagagaaaactaaaatgcagaaaatactgaaacacacacacagaaataacaAATCacttgtaatcttttttttttttttaaagattgtatttattcatttgagacacagagatacagagagagagcatgagcagggagagaggcagagggagaaggagaagcaggctccctgctgagccgggagcccgatgtggggcttgatcccaggaccctggaatcattacctgagccgaaggcagatgcttaaccatctgagccacccaggcgccccaaatcactTGTAATCTTACTGccagaaataaaatttggaacATTCATcctatatattcttttcattttaaacttttgtgATGTtctaatgtaaaattttaaagctacAGATTTCCCTCTGAGAACTGCTTTAGCTGAATCCCACAAATTTTGAAGTGGTTTTGTTAACATGCAGTTAAAAATACtatctaatttctcttgtgagcTCTTCTTTTATCCATGGGTTAGATATTCTTTGATGACATGCTCTTTCCACTTCATTAGTTTCTTCcatgacattgaatttttttatgACATGGTTTTTAATGACTGCTCAGTGTTCCAAAATtcactcagtaagtatttaatGAGGACCCACTTTGCCATGTATGGTCCTAAGGATacagaactgaagaaataaaacacatatccCTGCTTTCATGGACCTTCTATCCTACTTGAGgaagaaagtaaacaaaaatagtGTGTCAGTGGGTGTTGAATGTGACAGGGAAAAATGGAGTGGAAAGGTGGGTAGAGATTGTGGGGTGGAGACTTGTCCCTATGTTAAATAGTGTTTTGGAGATAACTTCACTGACAAGGTTGacatacaagcagagggaagggagcaaGCCATGAAGGATCTCTAAAGGAAAAACATAacccaggcagaaggaatggtTAACTATAAAGGCCCTGAGGAGTGAATGTACCTGACGTGTTTTGGTGAGAAAAGCTGTGAAACCAGTGTAGTTGGAATGCAGAGGGTTGTAGGTGAGGGCAGAGAGGAGTGGGATGGGGCAGAATCATAAAATGCCTTGTAACCACTGACCTGGTTTTTTgacttttgttttagagagagagggagaggcatttgagagttttgttttgttttttaaagattttatttatttgtcagagagagagaaagagtctgTGCGTGCATGCGCGcgcgcaagcaggggaaggggcaggcagagggagaagcaggctccctgctgagcaaggagcccgatgcgggatcccaggaccctgggatcatgacctgagctgaaggcagacgcttaactgagtgagccacccaggcatcccagcattTGAGAGTTTTTTGAGCAGAAGATTGACATAACCGGCCTTGGGCCTTTAAAGGATTACTCTGGCCACAGTGTGAGAGTGGACACTAGAGGGCAAGAGTCAAGCAAGGAGTTAAAAATCAGGGCAAAAGATAACagtggcttggaccagggtggtGGCACTGAAGGTGGTGAGGAGTGGCCAGACTCTGGATGTCCTGTTCTTGGAAGATGGAGCCAACTGGATGAGCTGTTGGAGGAGTGAGAGTGAAAGGGGAGGCGGGGTTTATATGGTTTATTTGCAGTTGGGTGCTATTATGTACTAGTGCTGTCAAAATCCTGGCATGCAGATGTTTATGTTTCTCCAGTTCTTAAAAATTTATCAGAGGTGTGGGATTGTTAGAACCAAAGATATGCATTGTTCAAGGCATT encodes:
- the ZNRF2 gene encoding E3 ubiquitin-protein ligase ZNRF2 encodes the protein MGAKQSGPAAANGRTRAYSGSDLPSSSSGGTNGTAGGGGTGARAAAAGRFPAQVPGAHQPSASGGAAAASAAPRSRSLGGAVGSVASAARAAQSSFSIPNSSSGPYGSQDSVHSSPEDGGGSRDRPAGGGSGGPRLVIGSLPAHLSPHMFGGFKCPVCSKFVPSDEMDLHLVMCLTKPRITYNEDVLSKDAGECAICLEELQQGDTIARLPCLCIYHKGCIDEWFEVNRSCPEHPSD